The genomic DNA CATCGTCGTGGGGAGCCGAAAGTAGAAGCCGATGGGAGGTTGCCTTGTACCTGAAACCTGACGATACCTCTGAAGACGGGCCAGTCCTGGTAGCCGGTTCCCGAATGGTGTCTCGGCCTCTGGCGTGATCCCTCTGACGCTTAGATACACAGCATCTCCGGTCAATGTTACATTGGCCCCCGATGATCCATTGATGGTCGATCATGGTCGATGCGCAGTATGCAAAGCGTTGACCTAGGCGACGGGCTGGCGAGGGCAAGGCTCACTTCCTCGTTGCAAGCAATCCTAGCCTACCGCTGTTTTGGTTGCTAAGCGGCTGGCATAAAGGGATGTATGGATAGGTTGGCGCGAACAGCATACTTGAAGGCAGACGTTCTCTCTTAGGAGAAGGACACAGTAACAGCCCTCTCAGCCAAAGTCAAGCTTCTTCATGtcctccatcctcttccATCGATCCCTATACGTTTCCGAGACCCCGTCAATATCACATCAAACATGGGACCCGGAGTCATCTTTGTGGAAGACAGCGTGACAGGGCTGTCTCTAGCCAATATGTTGGAGCAGCTCGGCATCGACTACATGCTTCTCAAGGCGCACGAAACCATCGCGCCCCAGCCCAGTGCCAGCATCAGCCTGCTCCCCAGCAGCTTGCGCATCCTCGACTAGATCAGTTGCTACGAAACCATCCGGGACAATGCGGGTGACTTTTACAACTACACAAACTTGCGAGGTGCCGACGGGGTTTATAGCACCATCCGGAAGGAAATGTGGCGGCTCGCTGACCAGACGAACCCCGGCATGTTTTCTCCAGACGAAGAGTCAAGTGCTCAGTGTTCAGCCCCTTCCCCTCGTTGGCAGAAGAGATTGGAACCCCTTCCCGGCTAACAGCCAACTTCTCACAGAGCTCAAAGCCAACACTTAGTGCATCTTCGGCATCTActcgcggccggcgacgttCCCTCACCACGCGCAGATGGTTGTAGAGGAGGCTCTCGCTGAGCACGGTTGAAGTGAGGTCTGCCGGCCAGATTCTCCACGCCGTTGGGCATTTTTTACCGAATTGGGATATCAGAATGGAAAACGGGCTAGATAAGAGGTGCACTGTTAAGAGGGTTAGTGTGACAGGTCAGGCCTTGTAGACAAAAGAAAAACACAAAAAACCAAAACTGTATGGTTCACTTGCTAGTTCTCCTTCCTTCAAAACGACGAGTTTGTTGCGATACTGTTTGAAAAGTTGACTAAGTTGACATCTGACGTCTCGATAGGCCTCCAAGCAATGACTAAAACGGGGAATCGTTCAATTAAACCCCCCTTCGGTTCAGATGGCGGAGTGAAATTTAGGCTATTTCTCAAAGGTAAACatcaaaaaaaaaaaaattaaagAATAAAAAATATTGCCCAACTCCCTTGTTGATCCTGGGTATATGAAAATGAAGAAAAGTGTGCCTTCCGGTCAATGAAACCATCTGTCCCGAAGTTCGACTACCgcttaaaaaaaaaaaaccccccccaTTCAAATCCATGACTGGATACCCATACGAGCATGCGTAACCGCTGCCGGTTTACGTCGTCGACTGCCAATGTGCAGAGCCTCCCCGTTTTCGTTTTCGGCCAGGTCCTCGAAATGTTGATGCCCAACCGTGATGAGCTTGATGACATTGCCGAAACCAATTGcggccgacgccgtgccGACCTTGACCATCGGACCAAGTTCTGAAATGATGAGATGTGAGCCGATCTCGTAGTCGGCATGAAGCGGCCTTGTTTCGTAAATTTCCTCCCGTCCCAGTTGTGAAGCGATCCAGACCTCCCAGCTGTCCGGCGATCTGCTCGATCGCTTCTCCAGCCTCTGGTACATCCTGCGCCGGAGACCGCTGCTAGTTGTCGGGGATGACTCGCCACTGCTCGATCCGCCGTCGTAAGCGTCCCTCCGCACACCCACAAGGAAGCCGTTGGGCAGTGCCTCCCACGTGCCTGGATTGCTGATTTGACGCTTCGACTCGATCGTCTCAGACCATACGCTGCAGCTACGACTAGGCGGAAGGCTCGTGTTGCGGAAACAGATGACGTTACCTTCCTCCTTGGGTGTGAAGGTGTGCATGATGCAGTCGCCCGACTCAGCGTGGTTGTACGCGATGCCAAACGAACCGAGCCCGATCGATCCGCATTGCGGCTTCCGTCGCGAGGAGTGAAAGCACCTCAACGACCGTGGTTGGATGAGCTCCGTTTCGAACGTGTGAAGGAGATTTTTGGACCTCGCATCGACGAGATCCACTGTCTGGGACCTGGCGACCAAAAATGACCCGAGGGCCGAGAGCGGTACAACCTGATGGGCATCTCGATCTTCGTCAAAATGAAGGTCGAGGCTCTGTGACGCCCATGTATCATTCCCTTGCTGGGTTGCTACATGGATGCACCCCTTTCTTGACGCTGTCAGTATCGACAGCTGCGAAGAGCCTTGCGGCGCAATCTTTTGCACGAGCGGCCGGACCGAGATCAAGGGACTCTTGCAAATTGTAAACTCCATTGGCTCCTTCATGCCGGGGACGATCTGGGTCATAGAGCCGTTTCGGCAGACAATGACAAGCGGACTGGCGAAGTCAAAAGTTGGAGTACCGAAAAAAAAGCCCTCAGGCTTCTGACCATTCAGTTCAACCGGAACCGGATGACCCCAACGATGCTCGACAAGGTTCCAGAGAAAGACCTTGTTGGATGACAACAAAGCCAACCAGCTAGATTTCTTGTCCGTGGCGACTGCCAGAACCGGGAACGGGTTTTCAGGCGGCGGCTCGATGTCAGCAAGCGAGTAGTCCCTTACCCCCGATCGGACATCCCACACCCGGATTGCGCGGTCCAGCCCAACCGAGATGATGTGCCCGTCGTACGAGGACGACATCAGTACGACATCCAAAGAGTGTGCTTCAGGGAGAGATTCAATCGCCAAGAGTGGTTGGTCGCTCATGTCGTCGTTGCGTCTCGACTCAGCATCGTCTCCCCAGAGCAGGTAGTTCATGAGGAGACGGACGGCAGAGAGAATGAACAGCACGGTTACGAGAAAGTGTTTCAGGTGATGGTCGATAAAGTCGTACAGAGCCGGCAGTAGGGGACGCTCTGGCGCAACGGGCGTGCGGTCCGCGCCGTTAAGGACGAATACCAGAGGGTCGTATACACGAGCGATGTAACTATGGGACCGCGGCTTAATGACGTTGATGACCTCACGCGCGCTTTCGTGATCTTGAAGGCGAAGCCAGGATGTCGGACTTCGCGCTTGGTGGATATCGACTAGCAGCGAATTCTTTGGCTGGCTGAAGCTGACGGTGTCTCTGGAGACCTTGAAAAGCCCCCGCAAGAGTCGGATGAATGTGTCATTCTCGAAAAAGTGCCACTGTGCAATGAGAACAAAAGTGATCATAATGACCGTACCGGCGATGCGTGTTGACAGAGCAATCTTGCCTTGCAACATCGCCTCAAGCCAGCTCCTCTTCAGCGGCTGCTCCTGGCCATATCTGTTGTTCTTCAACGAGGCCTTGGCAAgcgcgtcgccgagctctGTCCGCCGTACGTCAACGCTGAGGACTGCCAGGAAAAACGTCGACAAGTAGAAGAAGTCGAAGAGAATGGCAACGGCCACAAAGGTACAGAATGCGGATACGCCAGGCGAGACAATCTTGGACAGGCCCCACAAGATGAGGACGTTCTGTGCAGAGCTGGCCAACGCAACATGTGCTGTTTCCCCGAACGCGCGACTGATCCGACTGCTCGTGCTGCTCTCCGAAGGCGTCATAATGACGGCGTTTATGAGTCTGAATATGTTTTCGAGGCTCATCGAGAGAACCACGACGGGATACGCCGCCTGAGGAATGCCAGACAAGTCGACGCGAAAGATGGCGCAGACCGTAAAGCTAGACATGATTGAGACGACGACCTGTGCGAAGACAGTGACTATCAAGCCAAACTTGGATTTGACAGCCCTCAGCTTGGAGAGGCTATAAAGGAAATAGAGGCCTGCGAGGCCGTACGCGAGCGCCAGAAGTACCGTATCTTGCACGGATATGGGCATAAACTGGAACTCGTACAGCTGGCTGGACATGCTCTTTCCGTCTGCCGGGTAGGCGGTCCATTGGTCCTTCATCCGAGTCGCGAGTGCTTCGGCCTTTCTCTCCCACTGACGGCCGACGGGCGAATCACGCAGATGAATCAGCGTGATGACGAGGGCATCGGCTGCCAAGAGTTTTCTGTCCTCGAAGCGCTTGCCACTGAAGACAATGGAATGCCTGAGAGTAACATTGACCGACGTCGGCTGGGTTTTCCTCGCGTTGACCGTGGAAAcgatgtcctcgtcggcggaaATGCGCTCCGTGGAGCAGGCCCAGTATTGGAGGGGCGAGTGGAAGAACCACGACTGATTGGTAAGGCCATTGATGACGTGAAAAGCATCCCGGTCTCCGGGGGCGAGATCTACGTGGGGGTCGTGGGCCCGGAGGGACGTGACGGTCCGCCGCGGGCTGAAATCTTTGGTGGACCCGAGCAGTTCGTCCTGCAGTTCAAGAGCACCGAGCAGGACGTCGCGATCCAAAGCCTTCATGTAGCTGCCGTGGACCCATATGGACCGCATAATGACATCGGACTCGGTGCTGTTTTCCTTGAGTGGCTGCGCAGCAGTCCATACATGGTGGGGGAGGTTGGAGGCGCCATTGCTCAAGTCCGAGGTGTACAGGTACGGAAAGGGGTATatgaggatggcggcgacggcgacggagatAATTAGGGTCGATACAACGTGTCTCGCGGCGTATCGACCGTACCGCGCGAAGGCTCGGCGGAGAGGGTGGTTCGGGTTCAAGACAGGAGCTTCCGTCGTTCTGATGATAGAGAGTCAGGGCATGCATGAGAAAGGCGCCGAGCCAAGAGTGGTACGAGCACTGGCGCGGCAgtgggggaagggaagggaaggatAAGATGAGAATAGGTGACATACCCTCGCAAAGGATACAACAGATACCAAATCATCTGCGGCGACGATTGCAAGTGGACTCGCAGCGACTGAAGCAGAAGAGGAGGTTGACGAAGTTGCAGAGGCGGGCGCGGCTTAGTCGAGCAAGCGATCCATTCAGTGCTAGACTGTAGCGGGGAGTATTGTTGATGTCGACCTGTAGATGGTGGTCGCCGCGCTCATGATTCGGCTCTGGATTTGGGGGGGCTAGGTGAGGCGGCCAGAAACATCGAACATATGGAGCGGCGGGGGAATCGTTGGTTCGAGAGTCGGTTGACGACGGGGGGATGGATAGTAGTGGAAGCTTTTGAAATCAATGCGCTCGAGGTGGAGTGAGATGGGCGAGTCTAGCAAGTATTAGTGTCGG from Colletotrichum higginsianum IMI 349063 chromosome 3, whole genome shotgun sequence includes the following:
- a CDS encoding Srebp cleavage activating protein — translated: MIWYLLYPLRGTTEAPVLNPNHPLRRAFARYGRYAARHVVSTLIISVAVAAILIYPFPYLYTSDLSNGASNLPHHVWTAAQPLKENSTESDVIMRSIWVHGSYMKALDRDVLLGALELQDELLGSTKDFSPRRTVTSLRAHDPHVDLAPGDRDAFHVINGLTNQSWFFHSPLQYWACSTERISADEDIVSTVNARKTQPTSVNVTLRHSIVFSGKRFEDRKLLAADALVITLIHLRDSPVGRQWERKAEALATRMKDQWTAYPADGKSMSSQLYEFQFMPISVQDTVLLALAYGLAGLYFLYSLSKLRAVKSKFGLIVTVFAQVVVSIMSSFTVCAIFRVDLSGIPQAAYPVVVLSMSLENIFRLINAVIMTPSESSTSSRISRAFGETAHVALASSAQNVLILWGLSKIVSPGVSAFCTFVAVAILFDFFYLSTFFLAVLSVDVRRTELGDALAKASLKNNRYGQEQPLKRSWLEAMLQGKIALSTRIAGTVIMITFVLIAQWHFFENDTFIRLLRGLFKVSRDTVSFSQPKNSLLVDIHQARSPTSWLRLQDHESAREVINVIKPRSHSYIARVYDPLVFVLNGADRTPVAPERPLLPALYDFIDHHLKHFLVTVLFILSAVRLLMNYLLWGDDAESRRNDDMSDQPLLAIESLPEAHSLDVVLMSSSYDGHIISVGLDRAIRVWDVRSGVRDYSLADIEPPPENPFPVLAVATDKKSSWLALLSSNKVFLWNLVEHRWGHPVPVELNGQKPEGFFFGTPTFDFASPLVIVCRNGSMTQIVPGMKEPMEFTICKSPLISVRPLVQKIAPQGSSQLSILTASRKGCIHVATQQGNDTWASQSLDLHFDEDRDAHQVVPLSALGSFLVARSQTVDLVDARSKNLLHTFETELIQPRSLRCFHSSRRKPQCGSIGLGSFGIAYNHAESGDCIMHTFTPKEEGNVICFRNTSLPPSRSCSVWSETIESKRQISNPGTWEALPNGFLVGVRRDAYDGGSSSGESSPTTSSGLRRRMYQRLEKRSSRSPDSWEVWIASQLGREEIYETRPLHADYEIGSHLIISELGPMVKVGTASAAIGFGNVIKLITVGHQHFEDLAENENGEALHIGSRRRKPAAVTHARMGIQSWI